One Peromyscus leucopus breed LL Stock chromosome 6, UCI_PerLeu_2.1, whole genome shotgun sequence genomic region harbors:
- the Il2 gene encoding interleukin-2 — MYNMQLASCVALTLALLVNSAPTSSSTKETQQHLEQLLMDLEVLLEGINNYKNPKLPMILTFKFYMPKKATELKHLQCLEEELGALQRVLDLAQSKSFRLEDAENSISNIRVTVVKLKGSENTSTCEFHDETVTVVEFLNTWIAFCQSTIATMAQ; from the exons ATGTACAACATGCAGCTTGCATCCTGTGTTGCACTGACGCTCGCACTCCTCGTCAACAGCGCACCCACTTCAAGCTCTACAAAGGAAACCCAGCAGCACCTCGAGCAGTTATTGATGGACTTAGAGGTGCTTCTGGAAGGGATCAAT AATTACAAGAATCCGAAACTTCCCATGATTCTCACGTTCAAATTTTACATGCCCAAGAAG GCCACAGAACTGAAACACCTTCAGTGCCTAGAAGAAGAACTCGGAGCTCTGCAGCGTGTGCTGGATTTGGCTCAAAGCAAGAGCTTTCGCTTGGAAGATGCTGAGAATTCTATCAGCAATATTAGAGTAACAGTTGTGAAACTAAAG gGCTCTGAAAACACATCCACGTGCGAATTCCATGATGAGACAGTAACTGTGGTGGAATTTCTGAATACATGGATAGCCTTCTGTCAAAGCACCATCGCAACAATGGCTCAATAA